In Syntrophorhabdaceae bacterium, the following proteins share a genomic window:
- the pgm gene encoding phosphoglucomutase (alpha-D-glucose-1,6-bisphosphate-dependent), which translates to MMELNKLAGKIAPREMLANIPRLITAYYTETPDVSIKGQAVAFGTSGHRGSSLNDSFNEAHILAITQAICDYRVSEKIDGPLFLGIDTHALSEPSLITAIEVLAANGVTVMVEKDRGYTPTPVISHAILTYNRTKTSGPAHGIVITPSHNPPEDGGFKYNPPHGGPADTVVTKWIEQRANALLRTGNREVKRLDYRRALSGGNVHEIDYVSPYVNDLKNIIDMEAIASSGLMIGVDPMGGASLAYWLPIAETYGLNIDVVNPLIDPTFGFMTVDKDGKIRMDCSSPYAMARLVSLKDKYDIAFGNDPDADRHGVVTKTAGLLNPNQYLAAAVWYLFQHRPRWRPDAAVGKTLVSSSMIDKVAAHLGRKLSEVPVGFKWFVDGLIDGSYGFSGEESAGASFLRKDGAVWTTDKDGIIMNLLAAEITATSKEDPAVLYAKLEGMFGSPIYERIDAPATGDEKVLLEKLSPDDVTASTLAGEEVTGKLTNAPGNGAPIGGLKVTTRNGWFAARPSGTENVYKIYAESFKGSDHLHRIQEEAVAIIDKVFKSARTG; encoded by the coding sequence CGGCAAAATAGCCCCCAGGGAAATGCTTGCCAACATACCGAGACTGATCACCGCCTACTACACTGAGACCCCTGATGTATCGATCAAGGGTCAGGCAGTGGCATTCGGCACGTCCGGCCATCGAGGCTCTTCTCTTAATGACAGCTTCAATGAAGCCCACATCCTGGCCATCACCCAGGCCATTTGCGACTACAGGGTAAGCGAGAAGATCGATGGCCCGCTTTTTTTAGGCATCGATACCCATGCCCTCTCGGAACCGAGCCTAATCACCGCCATAGAGGTACTCGCGGCAAACGGTGTTACCGTTATGGTTGAAAAGGATCGGGGCTATACACCGACCCCGGTAATATCGCATGCAATCCTGACGTACAACAGGACAAAGACATCCGGCCCGGCTCATGGCATAGTGATTACCCCGTCCCATAACCCCCCCGAAGATGGAGGGTTCAAGTATAACCCGCCTCACGGCGGACCTGCCGATACGGTTGTCACTAAATGGATCGAACAGAGGGCAAACGCACTGCTCAGGACGGGTAACAGAGAGGTAAAAAGACTTGACTACCGGCGGGCCCTTTCAGGCGGTAACGTGCACGAAATCGATTATGTGAGTCCTTACGTAAATGATCTCAAGAACATCATCGACATGGAGGCCATCGCATCGTCCGGACTCATGATCGGAGTCGATCCCATGGGCGGCGCCTCGCTTGCCTATTGGCTCCCTATAGCCGAGACTTACGGACTCAACATCGATGTGGTAAACCCCCTCATCGATCCGACATTCGGTTTTATGACCGTAGATAAAGACGGCAAGATCAGGATGGACTGCTCCTCTCCGTACGCCATGGCCCGCCTTGTGAGCCTTAAAGATAAATATGACATAGCCTTCGGCAACGATCCGGACGCGGACCGCCACGGTGTCGTCACAAAAACCGCCGGTCTTCTCAACCCGAACCAGTACCTCGCCGCGGCTGTCTGGTATTTATTTCAGCACAGACCCCGCTGGCGGCCCGATGCCGCTGTCGGCAAAACCCTGGTAAGTAGCTCCATGATCGATAAGGTGGCCGCTCATCTCGGTAGGAAACTCTCCGAAGTACCCGTAGGATTTAAGTGGTTCGTAGACGGACTCATTGACGGGAGCTATGGGTTCTCCGGCGAGGAAAGCGCGGGCGCATCATTTCTCCGTAAAGACGGCGCCGTGTGGACTACGGATAAAGACGGTATCATCATGAACCTTCTTGCAGCAGAAATAACGGCGACCTCAAAAGAAGACCCGGCAGTTCTCTACGCAAAGCTCGAGGGGATGTTCGGAAGTCCCATCTACGAGAGGATTGATGCCCCGGCTACAGGGGACGAGAAAGTTCTCCTCGAAAAACTCTCCCCGGACGACGTGACCGCCTCGACCCTAGCGGGGGAAGAGGTCACCGGCAAACTCACAAATGCCCCGGGGAATGGTGCACCTATCGGAGGTTTGAAAGTAACAACCAGGAATGGGTGGTTCGCCGCCCGGCCTTCAGGCACGGAAAACGTTTACAAGATATATGCGGAGAGCTTCAAAGGGAGCGACCATCTTCACCGGATACAGGAAGAAGCCGTAGCAATAATAGACAAGGTCTTTAAATCAGCACGCACAGGGTAG
- a CDS encoding YMGG-like glycine zipper-containing protein — MNGKELKMLAAISVIALITVASCAEFQEQTPTVQGGAVGAGVGGLAGALLDSHNPWRGGIIGGALGAVLGGTLGQISDHASREAATVKKPVEYRTENGRGYVREEPLSYDAATKCRRVRERVYEDGRLVRSHIKEICDVDE, encoded by the coding sequence ATGAACGGAAAAGAACTGAAAATGCTCGCAGCGATCTCGGTGATCGCACTCATAACGGTAGCTTCCTGTGCTGAATTTCAAGAACAGACACCCACGGTGCAGGGCGGAGCTGTGGGGGCCGGGGTAGGGGGCCTTGCCGGAGCCCTTTTGGATTCACACAATCCCTGGCGAGGCGGGATTATCGGCGGCGCCCTCGGTGCGGTTCTGGGTGGAACGCTGGGGCAGATTTCAGACCATGCGTCGCGGGAAGCAGCCACGGTCAAGAAACCCGTGGAATACAGGACCGAGAATGGCCGGGGTTACGTGCGAGAAGAGCCCCTGTCCTATGACGCCGCTACAAAATGTCGCAGGGTCAGAGAGCGGGTATACGAAGACGGGCGGCTCGTGAGAAGCCATATCAAGGAAATCTGTGATGTCGATGAGTAG
- a CDS encoding deoxyguanosinetriphosphate triphosphohydrolase — MNIRERLEQKEEKMLSPFAQKSRETRGRLQAELECDIRPAFQHDRDRITHSKSFRRLKAKTQVFLSPAGDHYRTRLTHTLEVSQIARTIARALSLNEDLTEAIALGHDLGHTPFGHSGEDVLNRIHTGGFRHYEQSLRVVDTLEKDGKGLNLTMEVRDGIVKHSKGKGEIILRDDDDKPLTKEAEVVRIADVIAYLNHDIDDAIRGNVIREDDLPGTIRDYLGYTVSDRIDTMIRGVIAKSTGSQNLALEFGQELEGYIVLLRNFLYERVYDSAVVHADFIKCSRIIEDLYGYFVKHHDAFLRETEREDFYDKPATCICDFIAGMTDRYAFNLFEKIFLPLPWNIPV, encoded by the coding sequence ATGAATATCCGTGAACGTCTCGAACAAAAGGAAGAGAAGATGCTCTCCCCTTTCGCCCAAAAAAGCAGGGAAACAAGGGGGAGGTTACAGGCAGAGCTCGAATGCGACATACGTCCGGCATTCCAGCATGACAGAGACCGTATTACACACAGCAAATCGTTCAGGAGGCTTAAGGCAAAAACACAAGTATTTCTGTCGCCGGCCGGAGATCACTATAGAACCAGGCTCACCCATACGCTCGAAGTTTCGCAGATCGCACGGACTATCGCGCGGGCCCTCTCTCTCAATGAAGACCTCACCGAGGCGATAGCGCTCGGTCATGACCTGGGGCATACACCCTTTGGTCATTCAGGAGAGGACGTGCTCAATAGGATTCATACCGGCGGGTTCAGGCACTACGAACAGAGCTTAAGGGTCGTCGATACCCTGGAGAAGGACGGCAAGGGCTTGAACCTCACCATGGAGGTGCGCGATGGGATCGTCAAACACTCAAAAGGAAAAGGTGAAATTATCTTGAGGGATGACGACGACAAGCCCCTCACAAAAGAAGCGGAGGTGGTACGGATCGCCGACGTGATAGCCTACCTGAACCACGATATAGATGACGCAATTCGGGGAAATGTGATCCGCGAAGATGATCTACCCGGCACCATCAGGGATTACCTCGGGTATACGGTCTCCGACCGGATAGATACTATGATTCGTGGCGTCATCGCAAAGTCCACTGGGAGTCAAAACCTGGCCCTCGAATTCGGCCAGGAACTCGAAGGCTACATCGTCCTGCTCAGGAATTTTCTCTATGAGCGGGTCTATGATAGCGCCGTAGTCCACGCCGATTTTATCAAATGCTCAAGGATCATAGAAGATCTTTACGGCTATTTCGTGAAGCACCACGACGCCTTTCTTCGTGAAACCGAGCGTGAGGACTTTTACGACAAGCCCGCCACATGCATCTGCGATTTCATCGCGGGCATGACGGACAGATACGCATTCAACCTTTTTGAAAAAATCTTTCTTCCCCTGCCCTGGAACATACCGGTATAA